The nucleotide sequence CAATTGCTAACAACCCAAGCATCGGTATTCCCTCTTCAAACGTTATTGTCGTCCCAAAATATAAGAAGAATAGTGGTAATGTTAAGTCTCGGATCGGAACGATTAACTGCTCCAACTGATGAGTTCTACGTACCTCTGCTATCATAATCCCAGCTAAAAATGCCCCAAGCACCTCTGATAAATCAAGATATAAAGCTAACCCGCCATAGGCCAAAGAAACCCCAATGAGCAGCATGATAAAAATATCATCACTCATGTGCCGATCAAAAAAGGTTCCAAGTTTAGTAAAAACATACCTACCAATCAAAATGGCTCCAACGGTTAGGACAATGACTTTGACTACTAATATAGATAATGAACCTGCAGTTAAAGCCCCTCCTGCGGTTAAACCAACTAAAATGGCAACAAGAACAGGCGCTACTAAGTCCTCAAAAATCAATAACCCAAGAATAAATTCCGACTCAGGGTTAGCCATCCGTTTTGAACTTTCAAGCAATTTTGCTGTGATTGACGAGCTTGTTGCATAAACCACACCTCCAATGAGAAACGACATTAACGGATCGATCCCCATCAGTAGACAAATACAAGTAGTAACACCGAGGCTCAATGCAACATCCAACGACCCAGCTGGTGTAACTTTCTTGGCTACCTTTGCCAATTGCTTAATTGGAAACTCCATTCCTAACATAAAGAAAAGAAGAACAATACCAATTTCACCAACGAAATGGAGTAGTTCTGAGCCACTCAATAGTCCGCTAAGTACAATCCCTAAAAGGATATATAGAACAATTTGCGGAATTTTCATTTTTAAACCGATGTAACCAACAATAAATAAAAGGAGAAGAACTAAACCCGCTCCTAATAATTCAGGAAGTCCCACCTAATCGGTCGCCTCCCCTTCGCAAAGTTTTTCAAAATCAGCAATCTGTTCACTTTTCCCAATTGCCATAAGTGTATCCCCACTTTGCAATATTTCATCAACCCCTGGACTTGCAATCACTTCTTGATCCCTAAAAATACCTACAATTGAAACACCTGTACGTTTACCAATTTCTGAATCACCAATAGATTTATTGGTTAATGGTGACCGTTTTTTTAAACAGATCCATTCCATAACGATTTGGCTTTTAAACAACTTCATTTTGTCACTATCTACCGGCTGAAACACAGCACCTAATAACTGTGCGCCTAGTTCCCTAGTTTCATCGGCTGATAAATCCATCGAGAAGTCTGCTTCATCATCATCAGCATCTTTAAAAAAGTACATTTCACGTTTTCCTGTATGGTGAATGATGAGAACGATCATACTGCCTTCAGCCGTCAAAAATGACATCTTCTTTCCGATACCTGGCAAATCAGCCATCTTTACATTCATGATAATCTTCCTTTCAAAACCATTCTATTATTAATCCTTTCGTTATTATACATGATAATCATAGAGGGAATAAAATGTTATCAAGTTTCTCTAGACACTGATTCATTTTTTGCCCCCTAAAGATTTAATTTAATATTTATTTTTCTTATAAATTCAAATCATGATGGAAAGGATTATAAAAGTTTACGAAAAACGTAATGGAGGACACCTTCAATGCTTTTTATATTTGATTTAATGAAAATCGCTCTAAAGATTAAAAAGCTGACCCTTTTTTTCGTCACGGTTCTCTTTTTAGCTGCTAGTTCATTTATTATTCATTGGATCGAACCAGAAGTCTTTACCGACCCTTTTATCGGTTTTTGGTATGTGATGACAACAGTAACAACAACTGGATATGGAGATTTTGTTCCACAAACGACATTTGGAAAAATCTTTGGACTGATCTTATATTTTTTTGGAATCGGGTTAATTGGACTAGTGATTGGAAAGATTGTCGAGAGCTTTGATATTTATCGAAGGTTAAAGGAGGAAGGAAGATTGACGTTTAAAGGAAGCGATCATTACGTGATCGTCGGTTGGTCTAATAAAGCGAAACATACAATGTACGAAATTCTTGATGTTGACGACGAGGCTAGAGTTGTTTTAATTGATTCACTACCACAAGCACCGATGGATCATGAGAAGCTCTACTACATTCAAGGACAGGCAACCGATAAAGAGACATTAGAAAAGGCTAATGTCTTAAATGCAACGGCTGTACTCATTTTCACACAGGATAATGAAATTAACCCTGTAGCCGCAGATGGGACTTCACTTTTAACGGTTTCAACGATCGAAGGCTATGCTCTAGAACAAGAGAGAGACGTTTATACCATCGTCGAAATCTTAAAGGAAGAGCATATCCCAATGTTTAAGCATGCAAATGTCGATGAATTTGTCCTTGCTGACGAAGCTCTATCTGACCTTATGGCAAAGTCAGCGATTCACAAAGGCTCTAGTCGATTAATTATGAAACTTCTCAGTCGAAAAAGCGGTGTCGACATAAGGAAGATTAACAAACAACAGAGATGGAGTACATACAATGATGCTTACGAAGATTTAAAAACACTTGGTGCAAACTTGATTTCAGACCGAAATGACTTCGATATATTAACAAAACTAGATCAACCGATTCCAGCAGATGCCGAACTATATATTATTTGCACGAAAGAAATGTATAAAAAACTAACTTAAAAAGAGGCTAGGGACAAAAGATTTTACCTTTTGTCCTAAAACCTCCCTTTTCTTTACCGTTTTTTTGATTGGCGACGTAGTCGTACCATTTTTTCTTGAATTCGCTTCTTGTTGTCTAGGGTCTCCGTTGTATCGATCCGTACGTCCTCAAGCTTACCTTCTTCTATTCTTACGAGTAACCACGTACCTTCTCTTGCATTCTCTGGTAATTGATGAACCGGTAAAATAACCTCATCTTGTCGATTGCCAACGAGAAGTACAGCTGAACTATCATCAACAATTCGATCCAAAACAGCTTTTTCCATGACTAAGCCCCCTCTTTTACACAAGCTAGCCCCTGCTCCTTAATCTCAGCGAGACGCCCATCACCAATTCCGTTGATCCGTTTTAAGCCATTAATCGTATGATGAGGACGCAACTCAATTAACTGATCAGACCGTGCCTCATCAATATGAATGATGTCAGCAAGTTCCTCTTTCGATGCTGAATTAATATCGATACATAATGCTTGAGCTGTCTCTTCCACTTCCTCAACTACTTCTGGCTCACTCTCATCAATTGTTCCTGTGTACTCTGTGACAACTTCATAGTCAACGCCATCCGTTTCTACAATAATCGTCCCATGAACATCTGTACCATATAACTCAATGTTCATCGTCCGTATACGCTCAACGACCTCTGTATGAGGGTGGCCATAGCTATTATCCTCACCAGCCGAATAAATCGCGATTTCAGGATCAACCGCCTCTAAAAACTCACTCGTATTAGACGTACTTGAACCGTGATGACCGAGCTGAAAGATTTCAGCCCCCACATCATGACCTCGAGCGAGGATGTCAGCTTCCCCCCATTCCTCAACATCGCCGGTAAATAAAAACCGGACATCGCCAAACTGTATACGCATACTAACAGAGCCTTCATTAAGGTCATCAATCAGTTCCTCAGGGTGAATCACTTCAATAGTAGCTGCGCCAAATGTGTGCGTTTCTCCTGCTCGTGGCTCATGATAATTTGCCTCAGAAGCGAGAGCCGCATCAAGGACATGTTCAAACGTTTGTGACGTATGAAGGTCTCCACTCATCCAAATTTCCTCGACATCAAAACGTTCGATGACTTGATCCATTTGTCCAATATGATCGGCATGCGGATGCGTTCCGACTAGGAGGTCAAGGCTTGTCACACCTACACTTTGTAGGTATGGTACAACCTCATCACGATCA is from Desertibacillus haloalkaliphilus and encodes:
- a CDS encoding potassium channel family protein gives rise to the protein MLFIFDLMKIALKIKKLTLFFVTVLFLAASSFIIHWIEPEVFTDPFIGFWYVMTTVTTTGYGDFVPQTTFGKIFGLILYFFGIGLIGLVIGKIVESFDIYRRLKEEGRLTFKGSDHYVIVGWSNKAKHTMYEILDVDDEARVVLIDSLPQAPMDHEKLYYIQGQATDKETLEKANVLNATAVLIFTQDNEINPVAADGTSLLTVSTIEGYALEQERDVYTIVEILKEEHIPMFKHANVDEFVLADEALSDLMAKSAIHKGSSRLIMKLLSRKSGVDIRKINKQQRWSTYNDAYEDLKTLGANLISDRNDFDILTKLDQPIPADAELYIICTKEMYKKLT
- a CDS encoding cation:proton antiporter regulatory subunit; this encodes MNVKMADLPGIGKKMSFLTAEGSMIVLIIHHTGKREMYFFKDADDDEADFSMDLSADETRELGAQLLGAVFQPVDSDKMKLFKSQIVMEWICLKKRSPLTNKSIGDSEIGKRTGVSIVGIFRDQEVIASPGVDEILQSGDTLMAIGKSEQIADFEKLCEGEATD
- a CDS encoding MBL fold metallo-hydrolase, which produces MKRSFQIVVFVMLTFILVACNGGSNDHENSEVVTEESTRQNLEVHFIDVDQGDATLLLGPDFSILVDAGRHDRDEVVPYLQSVGVTSLDLLVGTHPHADHIGQMDQVIERFDVEEIWMSGDLHTSQTFEHVLDAALASEANYHEPRAGETHTFGAATIEVIHPEELIDDLNEGSVSMRIQFGDVRFLFTGDVEEWGEADILARGHDVGAEIFQLGHHGSSTSNTSEFLEAVDPEIAIYSAGEDNSYGHPHTEVVERIRTMNIELYGTDVHGTIIVETDGVDYEVVTEYTGTIDESEPEVVEEVEETAQALCIDINSASKEELADIIHIDEARSDQLIELRPHHTINGLKRINGIGDGRLAEIKEQGLACVKEGA
- a CDS encoding cation:proton antiporter translates to MGLPELLGAGLVLLLLFIVGYIGLKMKIPQIVLYILLGIVLSGLLSGSELLHFVGEIGIVLLFFMLGMEFPIKQLAKVAKKVTPAGSLDVALSLGVTTCICLLMGIDPLMSFLIGGVVYATSSSITAKLLESSKRMANPESEFILGLLIFEDLVAPVLVAILVGLTAGGALTAGSLSILVVKVIVLTVGAILIGRYVFTKLGTFFDRHMSDDIFIMLLIGVSLAYGGLALYLDLSEVLGAFLAGIMIAEVRRTHQLEQLIVPIRDLTLPLFFLYFGTTITFEEGIPMLGLLAIVLLWSIIAKIIVGIVGGRWYGLTKRVALRAGFSLTQRGEFSIIIASLATGSIKVFSSAFILLSAMSGILLFQLAPKIAKKVYGEKSKVQKVKLPG
- a CDS encoding DUF3006 domain-containing protein, which translates into the protein MEKAVLDRIVDDSSAVLLVGNRQDEVILPVHQLPENAREGTWLLVRIEEGKLEDVRIDTTETLDNKKRIQEKMVRLRRQSKKR